In Chaetodon trifascialis isolate fChaTrf1 chromosome 8, fChaTrf1.hap1, whole genome shotgun sequence, the DNA window AACATGTCACAAATTTAGCATTTCTGTCACCAGACAGAGACCCCGTCCCCACAGCAGTACCAGCAGGATCAGAGCCGGTCCAGAGTCCCCCCTCCTGCCAGAACACCTTTCAACTCAACCACGTCGAGGTTCAGAAGCGCGCGACGTCCAGCCGAGGACAGCCCggggtgacacacacacacacacacacacacacacacacacacacacacacacacacacacacacacacacacacacaatgcgaCTGCACTGAGCCTAGCTGACAGGTGTTCGTGTTGTGACGCAGCCCCGGGACCTACGCCCACGACGCAGCGACCAACAGGAAAGTGAGCTGGCCCATGCGCTTCGGGAGCCCAGACCGGTGCAGGCTGCCTCAGCTGGAGAAGAAGTCCCTCAGGGTGAAGGTGGGTGAATTTGGTTTTTAAAGGCAGAACGACTCCGCCCTCCTCTCATGCTCATGGTGCTTAGATCTGACGCCCGGGGCGCGTTCACCCCCCGACAAAACGTTTATTTTATCTGAAActttttttcattgtaaataACTTGACTGAgaaaaattcagttcaattcactTAATGCATAAAGTGTACGTGTTGTTCATCATAAAAGTAGCAGTCGATATACTCCACAGTACAAAAAAAACGACATAAAGTATACCTCAAACAAAATGTAGAAAGATAAAAACCCTCAGGCTTTGCTGAACAGGAGCACATTTGAAATGTCCGAATAATCTAATAGTTTGAAATCAGTGTCTTAAAAAGTATAAAAGGAGGGTAATCTTTTAACTCATTTAATCGGAAACGGTGGCGCGTTGTCTGTTATCGTGCCTGTTGTTAATACACGTCGCTGCTGATTGGATGACACCTCTGACACCTGACAGAAAACGTACCTCAAAGCCAGTTTGACGCCGTTTAGAGGAGACGTCATTCAACCAGGAAACCGTAACAAACCGGTGCATGTCGTTTCCAAAATGAGCGTTTCTTTGAAAGGTTCCGCCCTCCCACCCTGCGTGACTTTGCTATTGGCTGAGGGCTTCAAAGGTTGACGCCCACAAACATCCTCGACACAGCAAATAAGAAAATCTCTGCAGACTCAGACTGTCACACACTTACTTTTGTATTAGTGATCACTTTTTCAGAAAATCCTTCTCATGCTGCCTTTAAGGTCTTCACTCCAAAATGTAAAAGCCACCAGCTGCTTCAGACACGTGAACCCATGTCCATCGTCAGGCTAAAACCAGCGACACAAGGTTAAAAAACAGCCTGAGGAGATTTTCCAGACTTTCGTGAGGCGTTTGTGGATGCTGGCTGCATGACTTCATGGAGACATGAGGCGATTCAACGTGGCTTTCTCACAGGaatattcagctgtttttggaaatgtgctttttttgctttcttgccgagatttCGACGAAGAGGTCGCTGTCACACGtcagttaaatatgaagctgcggccagttagcttagcttagcataaagacttaaAACATATCACTCCTTCTGACAAGGCCCTGGCCAATCACAGACATGCAACCACACGTTCTTAGTAGATTACTGTGTATTTCTACCTCTTGCTTAGTTTTGATCAGAGTTGTGTTCAGTCTCAGTGCTCACTGAAGAGTTTCTGGTAGATCTTTTTAAGCTTTTGACAGAGCTAGGcgagctgcagccacagacatGAAGAGCGGTCTCTGTAGAGCTCTTTACCCACAGACATGACGGCGGTACCATCGAGCTCTCGGCAAGAAAGCGAGTAAGAGCATTAAAGAGTTTGATGTGCAGATAAgaacatgctgcttttttcccttcAGCTTAACAGTGAAATGGAGTTTCAGCAGCACAGGAGCAGAGTGGCCCACTTGAGTTTGTACTACTGACTCTGGAGCTGATGGATTAAAATATAAGATGGAGCTTTCCTGAACTTCTGCTGTCAACAAAACCGGCAACAACTGGTTAATTTACTGGACTGGAACTGCTGCCAAAAGTTGGATTTCTcagaattaaaaaagaaacatttctttatttccaaaACGACTGGATACCTGCGTGGT includes these proteins:
- the LOC139335158 gene encoding ciliary microtubule-associated protein 3, with amino-acid sequence MSAAPVKRVSFGTCQERKLLPLHHPPDRLGNQMYRQGAPHVGPGCYDNHEFGTILYNLQKTPGSKRGYGVSARTAARFPAGSKTETPSPQQYQQDQSRSRVPPPARTPFNSTTSRFRSARRPAEDSPGPGTYAHDAATNRKVSWPMRFGSPDRCRLPQLEKKSLRVKLNSEMEFQQHRSRVAHLSLYY